One Tursiops truncatus isolate mTurTru1 chromosome 3, mTurTru1.mat.Y, whole genome shotgun sequence DNA segment encodes these proteins:
- the APC gene encoding adenomatous polyposis coli protein isoform X2 produces the protein MAAASYDQLLKQVEALKMENSNLRQELEDNSNHLTKLETEASNMKEVLKQLQGSIEDEAMASSGQIDLLERLKELNLDSSNFPGVKLRSKMSLRSYGSREGSVSSRSGECSPVPMGSFPRRGFVNGSRENTGYLEELEKERSLLLADLDKEEKEKDWYYAQLQNLTKRIDSLPLTENFSLQTDMTRRQLEYEARQIRVAMEEQLGTCQDMEKRAQRRITRIQQIEKDILRIRQLLQSQATEAERSSQSKHEAGSHEAERQNESQGVAEINMATSGSGQGSTARIDHETASVLSSSSTHSAPRRLTSHLGTKVEMVYSLLSMLGTHDKDDMSRTLLAMSSSQDSCISMRQSGCLPLLIQLLHGNDKDSVLLGNSRGSKEARARASAALHNIIHSQPDDKRGRREIRVLHLLEQIRAYCETCWEWQEAHEQGMDQDKNPMPAPVEHQICPAVCVLMKLSFDEEHRHAMNELGRKATRGISSQELGQGLSGGLQAIAELLQVDCEMYGLTNDHYSITLRRYAGMALTNLTFGDVANKATLCSMKGCMRALVAQLKSESEDLQQVIASVLRNLSWRADVNSKKTLREVGSVKALMECALEVKKESTLKSVLSALWNLSAHCTENKADICAVDGALAFLVGTLTYRSQTNTLAIIESGGGILRNVSSLIATNEDHRQILRENNCLQTLLQHLKSHSLTIVSNACGTLWNLSARNPKDQEALWDMGAVSMLKNLIHSKHKMIAMGSAAALRNLMANRPAKYKDANIMSPGSSLPSLHVRKQKALEAELDAQHLSETFDNIDNLSPKASHRSKQRHKQNLYGDYVFDTNRHDDNRSDNFNTGNMTVLSPYLNTTVLPSSSSSRGSLDSSRSEKDRSLERERGISLVNYHPATENPGTSSKRGLQISTTAAQIAKVMEEVSAIHTSQEDRSSGSTPELHCGTDERNALRRSSTAHTHANSYNFTKSENSNRTCPVPYAKVEYKRSSNDSLNSVSSSDGYGKRGQMKPSVESYSEDEESKFCSYGQYPADLAHKIHSANHMDDNDGELDTPINYSLKYSDEQLNSGRQSPSQNERWARPKHIIEDEIKQNEERQSRSQSTTYPVYPESTDDKHLKFQPHFGQQECVSPYRSRAANGSETNRVGSNHGINQNVNQSLCQEDDYEDDKPTNYSERYSEEEQHEEEERPTNYSIKYNEEKHHVDQPIDYSLKYTTDIPSSQKPAFSFSKNSSGQSTKTEHISSSSENTATPSSNAKRQNQLHHSSAQSRSGQTQKATSSSCKVPSINQETIQTYCVEDTPICFSRCSSLSSLSSAEDEIGCDQTTQEADSANTLQIAEIKESSGTRSTEDSVSEVPTVSQHVRTKSSRLQASGLSSESTRHKAVEFSSGAKSPSKSGAQTPKSPPEHYVQETPLMFSRCTSVSSLDSFESRSIASSVQSEPCSGMVSGIISPSDLPDSPGQTMPPSRSKTPPPPPPQSAQTKQEVPKNKAPSAEKRESGPKQAAVNAAVQRVQVLPDADALLHFATESTPDGFSCSSSLSALSLDEPFIQKDVELRIMPPVQENDNGNETENEQPEESNESQGKEAEKPTDSEKDLLDDSDDDDIEILEECIISAMPTKSSRKAKKPAQTSSKVPPPVARKPSQLPVYKLLPSQNRLQAQKHVSFTPGDDMPRVYCVEGTPINFSTATSLSDLTIESPPNELAAGEGVRAGTQSGEFEKRDTIPTEGRSTDEAQTGKASSVTIPELDDNKTEGDILAECINSAMPKGKSHKPFRVKKIMDQVQQASMSSSGTNKNQLDGKKKKPTSPVKPIPQNTEYRTRVRKNTDSKNNLNAERNFSDNKDSKKQNLKNNSKDFNDKVPNNEDRVRGSFTFDSPHHYTPIEGTPYCFSRNDSLSSLDFDDDDVDLSREKAELRKGKESKESEAKVTNHTELTSNQQSANKTQAVPKHPINRGQPKPVLQKQSTFPQPSKDIPDRGAATDEKLQNFAIENTPVCFSRNSSLSSLSDIDQENNNNKENEPIKETEPPDSQGEPSKPQASGYAPKSFHVEDTPVCFSRNSSLSSLSIDSEDDLLQECISSAMPKKKKPSRLKADNEKHSPRNMGGILAEDLTLDLKDIQRPDSEHGLSPDSENFDWKAIQEGANSIVSSLHQAAAAACLSRQASSDSDSILSLKSGISLGSPFHLTPDQEEKPFASNKGPRILKPGEKSTLEAKKLESENKGIKGGKKVYRSLITGKIRSNSEVSSQMKQPLQTNMPSISRGRTMIHIPGVRNSSSSTSPVSKKGPPLKTPASKSPSEGQAATTSPRGAKPSVKSELSPVTRQASQTPGSNKGPSRSGSRDSTPSRPAQQPLSRPMQSPGRNSISPGRNGISPPNKLSQLPRTSSPSTASTKSSGSGKMSYTSPGRQMSQQNLTKQTGLSKNVSSIPRSESASKGLSQMSTSNGSNKKVELSRMSSTKSSGSESDRSERPVLVRQSTFIKEAPSPTLRRKLEESASFESLSPSSRPDSPSRSQAQTPILSPSLPDMSLSTHSSVQAGGWRKLPPNLSPTIEYNDGRPVKRHDIARSHSESPSRLPINRSGTWKREHSKHSSSLPRVSTWRRTGSSSSILSASSESSEKAKSEDEKHVNSTSGTKLTKENQVSTKGTWRKMKESEISPTNSTSQTTSSGAANGAESKTLIYQMAPAVSKTEDVWVRIEDCPINNPRSGRSPTGNTPPVIDTVSEKGNPNTKDSKDHQGKQNVSNGSAPVRTMGLENRLNSFIQVDAPDQKGTEGKPGQSHPVPASETNESSIAERTPFSSSSSSKHSSPSGTVAARVSPFNYNPSPRKSSADSTSARPSQIPTPVNNNTKKRDSKSDNTESSGTQSPKRHSGSYLVTSV, from the exons AGGTCATCTCAGAGCAAGCATGAAGCCGGCTCACATGAAGCTGAGCGACAGAATGAAAGTCAAGGAGTGGCAGAAATCAACATGGCAACTTCGGGTAGTGGTcag GGTTCAACTGCACGAATAGATCACGAAACAGCCAGTGTTTTGAGTTCTAGCAGCACACATTCTGCTCCTCGAAGGCTGACAAGTCATCTGGGAACCAAG GTGGAAATGGTGTATTCATTGTTGTCAATGCTTGGTACTCATGATAAGGATGATATGTCGCGAACTTTGCTAGCTATGTCTAGCTCCCAAGACAGCTGTATATCCATGCGACAGTCTGGATGTCTTCCTCTCCTCATCCAGCTTTTACATGGCAATGACAAAGACTCTGTGTTGTTGGGAAATTCCCGGGGCAGTAAAGAGGCTCGGGCCAGGGCCAGTGCAGCACTCCACAACATCATTCACTCACAGCCTGATGACAAGAGAGGCAGGCGTGAAATCCGAGTCCTTCATCTTTTGGAACAGATACGAGCTTACTGTGAAACCTGTTGGGAGTGGCAGGAAGCCCATGAACAAGGCATGGACCAGGACAAAAATCCAA TGCCAGCTCCTGTTGAACATCAAATCTGTCCTGCTGTGTGTGTTCTAATGAAACTTTCGTTTGATGAGGAGCATAGACACGCGATGAATGAACTTG gTAGGAAGGCTACCCGGGGCATTTCATCACAGGAGCTAGGGCAGGGGCTTTCAG GGGGACTGCAGGCCATTGCAGAATTATTGCAAGTGGACTGTGAAATGTATGGACTTACTAATGACCACTACAGTATTACCTTAAGACGATATGCAGGAATGGCTTTGACAAACTTGACTTTCGGAGATGTAGCCAACAAG GCTACACTATGCTCTATGAAAGGCTGCATGAGAGCACTTGTGGCCCAACTAAAATCTGAAAGTGAGGACTTACAGCAG GTTATTGCAAGTGTTTTGAGGAATCTGTCTTGGAGAGCAGATGTAAATAGTAAAAAGACTTTGCGTGAAGTTGGAAGTGTGAAAGCATTGATGGAATGTGCTTTGGAAGTGAAAAAG GAATCAACCCTCAAAAGCGTATTGAGTGCCTTATGGAATTTGTCAGCACACTGCACTGAGAATAAAGCTGATATATGTGCCGTAGATGGTGCGCTTGCATTTTTGGTTGGCACGCTCACTTACCGGAGCCAGACAAATACTTTAGCTATTATTGAAAGTGGAGGTGGGATATTACGGAATGTGTCCAGCTTGATAGCTACGAATGAGGACCACAG gcaAATCCTAAGAGAGAATAATTGCTTACAAACCTTATTACAACACTTGAAATCTCACAGTTTGACAATAGTCAGTAATGCATGTGGAACCTTGTGGAATCTCTCAGcaagaaatcctaaagatcaggAAGCATTATGGGACATGGGAGCAGTCAGCATGCTCAAGAACCTCATTCATTCAAAGCACAAGATGATTGCTATGGGAAGTGCTGCAGCTTTAAGGAATCTCATGGCAAATAGACCTGCAAAGTATAAGGATGCCAATATCATGTCTCCTGGTTCAAGCTTGCCTTCTCTTCATGTCAGGAAACAAAAAGCCCTAGAAGCAGAATTAGATGCTCAGCATTTATCAGAAACTTTTGACAATATTGACAATTTAAGTCCCAAGGCATCTCATCGTAGTAAGCAGAGACACAAGCAAAATCTCTATGGTGACTATGTTTTTGACACCAATCGACATGATGATAATAGGTCAGACAATTTTAATACTGGAAACATGACTGTCTTGTCACCATATTTAAATACTACAGTGTTGCCCAGCTCCTCTTCATCAAGGGGAAGTTTAGATAGTTCTCGTTCTGAGAAAGATAGAAGTTTGGAGAGAGAACGAGGTATTAGCCTAGTCAACTACCACCCAGCAACAGAAAATCCAGGAACCTCTTCGAAGCGAGGTTTGCAGATTTCTACCACTGCAGCCCAGATTGCCAAAGTCATGGAAGAAGTGTCAGCCATTCATACCTCCCAGGAAGACAGAAGTTCTGGGTCTACCCCGGAACTACATTGTGGGACAGATGAGAGGAATGCACTAAGAAGAAGCTCTACCGCCCACACACATGCAAACTCTTACAACTTCACCAAGTCAGAAAACTCAAACAGGACATGTCCAGTGCCATATGCCAAAGTAGAATACAAGAGATCTTCAAATGATAGTTTAAATAGTGTCAGCAGTAGTGATGGTTATGGTAAAAGAGGTCAAATGAAACCTTCAGTTGAATCCTATTCTGAAGATGAGGAAAGTAAATTTTGCAGCTATGGTCAGTATCCAGCTGACCTAGCCCATAAAATACATAGTGCAAATCATATGGATGATAATGATGGAGAACTAGATACACCAATAAATTATAGTCTTAAATATTCTGATGAACAGTTGAACTCCGGAAGGCAAAGTCCTTCACAGAATGAAAGGTGGGCAAGACCCAAACATATAatagaagatgaaataaaacaaaatgaggaaAGACAATCAAGGAGTCAAAGCACAACTTATCCTGTATATCCTGAGAGCACTGATGATAAACACCTCAAGTTCCAACCACATTTTGGACAGCAAGAATGTGTTTCCCCATATAGGTCAAGAGCAGCCAATGGTTCAGAAACAAATCGAGTAGGTTCTAATCATGGAATTAATCAAAATGTAAATCAGTCTTTGTGTCAGGAAGATGACTATGAAGATGATAAGCCAACCAACTATAGTGAACGTTACTCTGAGGAAGAGCAAcatgaggaagaagagagaccaACCAATTATAGcataaaatataatgaagaaaaacatcACGTGGACCAGCCTATtgattatagtttaaaatatacCACAGACATTCCTTCTTCACAGAAACCAGCATTTTCATTCTCAAAGAATTCATCTGGACAGAGCACTAAAACTGAACACATCTCTTCAAGCAGTGAGAATACAGCCACACCTTCATCGAATGCCAAGAGGCAGAATCAGCTCCATCACAGTTCAGCACAGAGCAGGAGTGGTCAGACCCAAAAAGCCACCTCTTCCTCTTGCAAAGTTCCCTCTATCAACCAAGAAACAATACAGACTTACTGTGTAGAAGATACCCCAATATGCTTTTCAAGATGTAGTTCATTATCATCTTTGTCATCAGCTGAAGACGAAATAGGGTGTGATCAGACAACACAAGAAGCAGATTCTGCTAATACCCTACaaatagcagaaataaaagaaagcagtGGAACTAGATCAACTGAAGATTCTGTGAGTGAAGTTCCAACAGTGTCACAGCACGTTAGAACCAAATCCAGCAGACTCCAGGCTTCTGGTTTATCTTCAGAATCAACCAGGCACAAAGCTGTTGAATTTTCTTCAGGGGCCAAATCTCCATCAAAGAGTGGTGCTCAGACACCTAAAAGTCCACCAGAGCACTACGTTCAGGAGACTCCACTCATGTTTAGCAGATGTACTTCTGTCAGTTCACTTGACAGTTTTGAGAGTCGTTCAATTGCCAGCTCCGTTCAGAGTGAACCCTGCAGTGGAATGGTGAGTGGCATTATAAGCCCCAGTGACCTTCCAGATAGCCCTGGACAAACCATGCCACCAAGCAGAAGTaaaacccctcctccccctcctcctcagtCAGCTCAGACTAAGCAAGAAGTACCTAAAAATAAAGCCCCTAGTGCTGAGAAGAGAGAAAGTGGCCCTAAGCAAGCTGCTGTAAATGCTGCAGTACAGAGGGTCCAGGTTCTTCCAGATGCTGATGCTTTGTTACATTTTGCCACAGAAAGTACTCCTGATGGATTTTCTTGTTCATCTAGCCTGAGTGCTCTAAGCCTCGATGAGCCATTTATTCAGAAAGATGTGGAATTAAGAATAATGCCTCCGGTTCAGGAAAATGACAATGggaatgaaacagaaaatgagCAGCCTGAAGAATCAAATGAAAGCCagggaaaagaggcagaaaaaccCACTGATTCTGAAAAAGATCTATTAGATGATTCAGATGATGATGATATTGAAATACTAGAAGAGTGTATTATTTCTGCCATGCCAACAAAATCTTCACGCAAAGCCAAAAAGCCAGCCCAGACGTCTTCCAAAGTACCTCCACCTGTGGCAAGGAAACCAAGTCAACTGCCTGTGTACAAACTTCTGCCATCACAAAACAGATTACAAGCACAAAAGCATGTTAGTTTTACACCAGGAGATGATATGCCTCGGGTGTATTGTGTAGAAGGGACACCTATAAACTTTTCCACAGCTACATCTCTAAGTGATCTAACGATAGAATCCCCTCCAAATGAGTTAGCTGCTGGAGAAGGTGTTAGAGCAGGAACACAGTCAGGTGAATTTGAAAAACGAGACACCATTCCTACAGAAGGCAGAAGTACAGATGAGGCTCAAACAGGGAAAGCCTCATCTGTAACTATACCTGAACTGGATGACAATAAAACAGAAGGTGATATTCTTGCAGAATGCATTAATTCTGCTATGCCCAAAGGAAAAAGTCACAAGCCTTTCCGTGTGAAAAAGATAATGGACCAGGTCCAACAAGCATCTATGTCTTCATCTGGAACTAACAAAAATCAATTAGATGGTAAGAAGAAGAAACCTACTTCACCAGTAAAACCTATACCACAAAATACTGAATACAGGACACGTGTAAGAAAAAATACAGactcaaaaaataatttaaatgctgaaagaaatttCTCAGACAACAAAGattcaaagaaacagaacttgaaaaataattccaagGACTTCAATGATAAGGTCCCAAATAATGAAGATCGAGTCAGAGGAAGTTTTACTTTTGACTCACCTCATCATTACACACCTATTGAAGGCACTCCGTACTGTTTTTCACGAAATGATTCTTTGAGTTCTCTagattttgatgatgatgatgtcgACCTTTCCAGGGAAAAGGCTGAATtaagaaaggggaaggaaagtaAGGAATCAGAAGCTAAAGTTACCAACCACACAGAACTAACCTCAAACCAACAATCAGCTAATAAGACACAAGCTGTTCCAAAACATCCAATAAATCGAGGTCAGCCTAAACCCGTGCTGCAGAAGCAATCCACTTTTCCCCAGCCCTCCAAAGATATACCAGACAGAGGGGCAGCAACAGATGAGAAATTACAGAATTTTGCTATTGAAAATACTCCGGTTTGCTTTTCCCGAAATTCCTCTCTAAGTTCTCTTAGTGACATTGatcaagaaaacaacaacaacaaggaaAATGAACCTATCAAAGAGACAGAGCCCCCTGACTCACAGGGAGAACCAAGTAAACCTCAGGCGTCAGGTTATGCTCCTAAATCATTTCACGTTGAAGATACCCCTGTTTGTTTCTCAAGAAACAGTTCTCTCAGTTCTCTCAGTATTGACTCTGAAGATGACCTGTTGCAGGAATGTATAAGTTCTGcaatgccaaaaaagaaaaagccttcaAGACTCAAGGCTGATAATGAAAAGCATAGTCCCAGAAATATGGGTGGCATATTAGCAGAAGATTTGACACTTGATTTGAAAGATATACAGAGACCAGATTCAGAACATGGTTTATCCCCTGATTCAGAAAATTTCGATTGGAAAGCTATTCAGGAAGGTGCAAATTCCATAGTAAGTAGTTTACATCAAGCTGCTGCTGCCGCATGTTTATCTAGACAAGCTTCGTCTGATTCAGATTCCATCCTTTCCCTGAAATCAGGAATCTCTCTGGGATCACCATTTCATCTTACACCTGATCAAGAGGAAAAACCCTTTGCAAGTAATAAAGGCCCACGAATTCTAAAACCTGGGGAGAAAAGTACATTGGAAGCTAAGAAGTTAGAAtctgaaaataaaggaataaaaggagggaaaaaagtttATAGAAGTTTGATTACTGGAAAAATTCGATCTAATTCAGAAGTTTCAAGCCAAATGAAACAGCCCCTTCAAACAAACATGCCTTCAATCTCTCGAGGTAGGACAATGATTCATATTCCAGGAGTTCGGAATAGCTCTTCAAGTACAAGTCCAGTTTCTAAAAAAGGCCCACCCCTTAAGACTCCAGCCTCCAAAAGCCCTAGTGAAGGTCAGGCAGCTACCACTTCCCCCAGAGGAGCCAAGCCATCAGTGAAGTCAGAATTAAGCCCTGTTACGAGGCAGGCATCCCAGACACCTGGGTCAAATAAAGGGCCTTCTAGATCAGGATCTAGAGATTCCACTCCTTCAAGACCTGCCCAGCAGCCATTAAGTAGACCTATGCAGTCTCCAGGGCGAAACTCAATTTCTCCTGGTAGAAATGGAATAAGTCCTCCCAACAAATTATCTCAGCTGCCAAGGACGTCATCCCCTAGTACTGCTTCAACTAAGTCCTCGGGTTCTGGGAAAATGTCTTACACATCTCCTGGCAGACAGATGAGCCAACAGAACCTCACCAAACAAACGGGTTTATCCAAGAATGTCAGTAGTATCCCAAGAAGTGAATCTGCCTCCAAAGGACTAAGTCAAATGAGTACTAGCAATGGATCCAATAAAAAGGTAGAACTTTCTAGAATGTCTTCAACTAAATCAAGCGGAAGTGAATCTGATAGGTCAGAGAGACCTGTATTAGTACGCCAGTCAACTTTCATCAAAGAAGCTCCAAGCCCAACCCTAAGGAGAAAATTGGAGGAATCCGCTTCATTTgaatctctttctccatcttctagACCAGATTCTCCCAGTAGGTCCCAGGCACAGACTCCAATTTTAAGTCCTTCCCTTCCTGATATGTCTCTGTCTACACATTCATCTGTTCAGGCTGGTGGATGGCGAAAACTCCCACCCAATCTCAGTCCCACCATAGAGTATAATGATGGAAGACCAGTAAAGCGCCATGACATAGCACGCTCTCATTCTGAAAGTCCTTCCAGACTTCCCATCAATAGGTCAGGAACCTGGAAACGTGAGCACAGCAAACACTCATCATCCCTTCCTCGAGTAAGCACTTGGAGGAGAACTGGAAGTTCATCCTCAATTCTTTCTGCTTCATCAGAATCTAGTGAAAAAGCAAAAAGTGAGGATGAAAAACATGTGAACTCTACTTCAGGAACCAAACTAACTAAAGAAAACCAAGTATCCACAAAAGGAacgtggagaaaaatgaaagaaagtgaaatttCTCCCACCAATAGTACTTCTCAGACCACTTCCTCAGGTGCTGCAAATGGTGCTGAATCAAAGACTCTGATTTATCAAATGGCACCTGCTGTTTCTAAAACAGAGGATGTTTGGGTGAGAATTGAGGACTGCCCCATTAACAACCCTAGGTCTGGAAGATCTCCAACAGGAAATACTCCCCCAGTGATTGACACTGTTTCAGAAAAGGGAAACCCAAACACTAAAGATTCAAAAGATCATCAGGGGAAACAAAATGTGAGCAATGGTAGTGCTCCTGTACGCACCATGGGTTTGGAAAACCGCCTGAACTCCTTTATTCAGGTAGATGCCCCAGACCAAAAAGGAACTGAGGGAAAACCGGGACAAAGTCATCCTGTCCCTGCATCAGAGACTAATGAAAGTTCAATAGCTGAACGTACCCCATTTAGTTCTAGCAGCTCAAGCAAGCACAGTTCACCGAGTGGGACTGTTGCTGCCAGAGTGAGTCCTTTTAATTACAACCCAAGCCCAAGGAAAAGCAGCGCAGATAGCACTTCAGCCCGACCATCTCAGATCCCAACGCCAGTGAATAACAACACAAAGAAACGAGATTCAAAAAGTGACAATACAGAATCCAGTGGAACTCAAAGTCCTAAACGCCATTCTGGGTCTTACCTTGTGACATCTGTTTAA